The following are encoded in a window of Manihot esculenta cultivar AM560-2 chromosome 8, M.esculenta_v8, whole genome shotgun sequence genomic DNA:
- the LOC110621145 gene encoding 3-dehydrosphinganine reductase TSC10A gives MADINIAYLWLLVLLTIPLCLLALLLLIVRPRPVKIPIKNRHVFITGGSSGIGLALAHQFALEGAQVSILARSLDKLEEAKHLIQLSTGVDVAIFAADVRDFDSVQKAVVEAGPIDVLVVNQGVFLPQELEKQELDEIRFMIDVNLMGSFNMIKAALPGMKTRNGRGPASIALMSSQAGQVGIYGYTAYSASKFGLRGLAEALQQEVIADNIHVSLIYPPDTETPGFAEENKRRPQLTSIIAASSGAMKADEVAKRALDGIKSGSFFVPCNFEGSLLAIATAGLSPQRSFLVAFIEVVAAGLIRLVALFFQWNWFGSIEKWHAQKK, from the exons ATGGCGGATATCAACATTGCTTACCTCTGGCTTCTTGTTCTCCTTACCATCCCACTTTGTCTCCTTGCTCTCTTACTCCTAATTGTTAGACCCCGCCCCGTCAAGATTCCTATAAAAAATCGCCATGTGTTCATCACTGGTGGATCAAGTGGAATTGGATTGGCTTTGGCTCATCAATTTGCATTGGAAGGGGCTCAAGTGTCTATCCTGGCCCGTTCCCTTGACAAGCTTGAGGAAGCAAAGCACTTGATCCAGCTTTCGACTGGTGTTGACGTGGCAATTTTTGCAGCTGATGTGAGGGATTTTGACTCTGTACAAAAGGCAGTGGTTGAGGCAGGCCCTATTGATGTGTTGGTGGTGAATCAAGGTGTGTTTCTGCCTCAGGAGCTAGAGAAGCAAGAATTGGATGAGATCAGGTTCATGATAGACGTGAATTTGATGGGGAGTTTTAACATGATTAAAGCTGCTTTGCCTGGAATGAAGACTAGGAATGGACGGGGGCCTGCGTCTATTGCTCTCATGTCATCTCAGGCTGGTCAG GTGGGTATATATGGTTACACTGCTTATTCAGCTAGTAAGTTTGGGCTTCGGGGTCTAGCAGAAGCATTACAGCAGGAGGTCATTGCAGACAACATCCATGTCTCCCTTATATACCCTCCAGACACCGAGACTCCTGGCTTTGCTGAAG AAAACAAAAGAAGGCCACAACTCACAAGTATCATTGCTGCCTCCTCTGGGGCAATGAAAGCAGATGAAGTTGCCAAAAGAGCTTTAGATGGAATCAAATCTGGTAGTTTTTTTGTCCCATGCAACTTTGAGGGATCTTTATTGGCCATAGCAACTGCTGGTTTATCCCCTCAGAGATCATTCTTAGTGGCATTCATTGAGGTGGTTGCTGCCGGTCTAATACGTCTAGTCGCTCTCTTTTTCCAGTGGAATTGGTTTGGAAGTATAGAAAAGTGGCATGCACAAAAAAAATAG